The following coding sequences are from one Gigantopelta aegis isolate Gae_Host chromosome 15, Gae_host_genome, whole genome shotgun sequence window:
- the LOC121389710 gene encoding uncharacterized protein LOC121389710, with protein MARIWDRTPVYLVGLSLAGAGGVLFVIGFATPNWSVFSYNNGEGLVESGQGLWQACYTDYSTTGVTDCSAIYPFGVTSSSVVHHVAQALESITLLTFLIFGIFVFRHNFTDVTRSKVVCFNKLISSLGIIGGILGILGAVVYKAFPKVPASWSWGLVLAGCDLVITGNVMMACTASKEYSRSVANKGVIYQTSKTWYPLEANQLPVLVVPTTNHWSQQGQLTKFPEVSKKSEIFVPYSELRN; from the exons ATGGCTAGGATTTGGGATAGAACCCCTGTTTACCTGGTAGGACTCTCTCTGGCAGGTGCGGGCGGTGTTCTTTTTGTTATTGGTTTCGCCACACCCAACTGGTCAGTGTTTAGCTACAACAACGGAGAAGGTTTGGTCGAGAGTGGGCAAGGTCTCTGGCAGGCGTGCTACACTGACTACAGTACCACGGGCGTCACCGATTGTAGCGCCATTTATCCCTTTGGTGTTACCAGCTCAAGTG TTGTCCATCATGTTGCCCAAGCTCTCGAGAGCATCACGTTGTTGACGTTTCTTATATTTGGAATTTTCGTCTTTCGCCACAACTTCACCGACGTTACCAGGTCAAAGGTcgtttgttttaataaactgaTCTCATCGCTCGGAATCATTGGTG GTATCCTTGGAATTCTCGGCGCGGTGGTCTACAAGGCCTTTCCCAAGGTACCCGCGTCTTGGAGTTGGGGTCTAGTTCTTGCTGGATGTGACTTGGTAATCACTGGAAACGTCATGATGGCGTGCACCGCCTCCAAGGAGTATTCAAGATCCGTCGCTAACAAAGGCGTGATTTACCAAACTTCCAAGACTTGGTATCCACTCGAAGCCAATCAGCTGCCAGTGTTGGTCGTGCCAACCACCAATCACTGGAGTCAACAGGGTCAGTTGACCAAGTTTCCGGAAGTTTCTAAAAAATCCGAAATTTTTGTCCCGTATTCAGAACTccgaaactga